One segment of Triticum aestivum cultivar Chinese Spring chromosome 2A, IWGSC CS RefSeq v2.1, whole genome shotgun sequence DNA contains the following:
- the LOC123188019 gene encoding ninja-family protein 1 codes for MASRDFLGRFGGEKGAASDKAGGGAGEADEVVELSLGLSLGGCFGANSGRDAKKPRLVRSSSLAAMCSLPGTSDDLAAATPPPAPLMRTSSLPTETEEERWRRREMQSLKRLQAKRKRLERRTSMNSGKSGGSSSRDDAQEPLYPSAFQLRRSVVDQGNPSSSMPEQGSGDGAEVKSTSSMEISSDNNNNASNQNKSLPPPAPSPAAGKLPNGIVKEQPPLRTLRSLTMRTTSTGDLRKSMMEDMPMVSSKVDGPNGKKIDGFLYKYRKGEEVRIVCVCHGNFLTPAEFVKHAGGGDVTNPLRHIVVNPSPSVFL; via the exons ATGGCGTCGAGGGACTTCTTGGGCAGGTTCGGCGGGGAGAAGGGGGCGGCGTCGGACAAGgcggggggcggcgccggcgaggcggacGAGGTGGTCGAGCTCAGCCTCGGCCTGTCCCTGGGCGGCTGCttcggcgccaactccggccggGACGCCAAGAAGCCGCGGCTGGTgcgctcctcctccctcgccgccatgTGCTCGCTCCCGGGCACCAGCGACGACCTCGCCGCCGCGACGCCCCCGCCGGCGCCGCTGATGCGCACCAGCTCGCTCCCCACCGAGACCGAGGAGGAGCGGTGGCGCCGGCGCGAGATGCAGAGCCTCAAGCGCCTCCAGGCCAAGCGCAAGCGCCTCGAGCGCCGCACCTCCATGAACTCCGGCAAgtccggcggcagcagcagccggGACGACGCCCAGGAGCCGCTCTACCCCAGCGCGTTCCAGCTCCGCCGCTCCGTCGTCGACCAGGGGAACCCCTCCTCAAGCATGCCCGAGCAAG GTAGCGGTGATGGCGCTGAGGTGAAGAGCACATCGAGCATGGAGATATCTTCCGATAATAATAACAATGCCAGCAACCAGAACAAATCCCTCCCGCCGCCGGCACCATCTCCGGCGGCCGGGAAGCTGCCGAACGGCATCGTCAAGGAGCAACCGCCGTTGCGGACCCTCCGGTCGCTGACGATGCGCACGACGAGCACCGGCGACCTGCGGAAGAGCATGATGGAGGACATGCCGATGGTCTCGTCCAAGGTGGACGGCCCCAACGGCAAGAAGATCGACGGCTTCCTGTACAAGTACAGGAAAGGGGAGGAGGTGAGGATAGTGTGCGTTTGCCACGGCAACTTCCTCACGCCGGCGGAGTTCGTGAAgcacgccggcggcggcgacgtcacGAACCCGCTCAGGCACATCGTCGTCAACCCCTCGCCGTCGGTCTTCTTGTAA